The Astyanax mexicanus isolate ESR-SI-001 chromosome 6, AstMex3_surface, whole genome shotgun sequence region CATTCTCTTTTTGATCATCTATCGAAAGTAGAAAAATCTCAGCAGGTTAAAAAAATAGGTACAGTGGGCACTCATGTAATTGCAAATTGGTGAACTTAACAACCTGATAAAGTGATGGATTTTGCTGTGAACACCTTTTATTAGACCTGGACCTAATTTAGATTTAGCTTAATTGTAATAGTATGAAATAATTACAATAAGATAACAATACTGATATCTCAATCTTCTCAGTCTCggtcttctgtttttttcttcccCTTTAACGTTAAcgctttcttttcttcttgttgttattatttttgttttatcatattgtttttttttttttttttaataaacatgtagtaTTTTAGCATAATTATGTACAGAGCGGGTGATGGCTTTTGTACTGTTCATATCGATATCAGAATTGTATAGCATTGACcggaaaaacacattttttgtgatatattgtgattgttgccatatcgtccagccctagctGTAGCTGTGATTGTGTGACCTTTCTCTACACCATTATTTCTGTCACCTTCCTAAAAATACAGTCAAGTACCAGCATTTTAAAGATAGAATCATGATTATATCCATGATTTAGATCATGGATATAATCATGATTAGAtacaattatttttctttttttttattattaagagattggcaccaataatacaaatctaagtgttttaacacttaaaaaaacacacatataaatactGATTGTCAGAAGCTCAGTCTTAAGGAAGAAAAAGTAGTAATTTattcgattttttttatttattcagtaaattatttaaatttttctttattatttacagtcagtaaagcagtaatattccAGTCCTGCAGGTGGCGGTGCGGTGCGGTCAGGTCCTCTACCGCAGCACTCTGCTAGAGGAAGAAGCAGCAGCGGGTCACGTGACTGCAGCGTTTGTAAACGGGTTTGAGGAAGCGGAGTTTCTTTTTAACGATATATTTTAACGAGTTTTTCCGATTTTATTCAGATATAGTGGATTTATATGATCTGCAGGAAACATGAGCGCAGAGTCGCCGCTCTCTGGAGTGAACGTAGTGCTGGTTATGGCCTACGGAAGTCTGGTAAGATAACCCAGCTAATGCTAACGAAGCTAACGCTAAATAAACACACAATTAACCCGGTTAAACATGTGAACCCAGTAAATTAAACTCTTATTCACTAATATTATTGACTGTGCTATCTCTGCTAATCTCTAATTTTGATATTATGAAGAGTCTAATGTAGCAAGAACATCTTTTCTAAACATTAAATTCAGTTTAAAACgtaaaatctgtgtctcagaaaattagaatattatattaggcCAATTGGCATTTTtggctgctggaaaatgaaatccacatctctttaaaagttttcagcagagaaaagcatggagtgctgtaagattttgtgggaaaacaaaactgcactgactttagacttgataataaaacacagtggatcaacaccagcagatgacatgtctctccaaaccatcactgataatcaatacattttacatttcatttgtaaatcaagggatcagagtctggaggaagagtggagagacacacagtccaaactgctcgaggtctagtgtgaagtttccgccaatcagtgatggtttggagagtcaggtcattctaattttttaagatgcactagtagtcTAGCTCATttaggttaactaactaactaaactgtctgtttttgatATTCTATAAAGTCTAGTATATCTGAAATGTACATTTTagcttttgttattttttcacttttgtaGGTGTTTGTATTGCTCTTCATCTTTGTAAAGAGGCAGATCATGCGCTTTGCCATGAAATCTCGCCGAGGACCACATGTCCCACTGGGTCATAACGCcccaaaggtaaaaaaaaaataataataataataatgctaatattTATGTTACTATAAAATGACCACATGAAAGACCTATTCcttattacatattaaattaccctgaaaaagaaaaaaatatattctcatttattTACGATCTCTGGGATGAGTGTAGGATAAAGTAGGGtagtgattaaataaataaattaatttgatttgggTAGTGTCTAGAAATAAATTCAGCACTGAATCTCTGTGTAAATTGTTCACAGGGTCTTAGAGAAGAGATCGATTGTCGTCTGTCCAAAGTGAACGATATCCGCTATGAACCGCGGCTGCTCTCTGCGCTCGACGACAGGCTGAAGCATCGTGGACAGAACGGTGAGagaaaaggcattttttttttctgttttatctgaAATTTAAGATCAGTTATGTACAAATATTAACCTCTCAGatgtctctttctgtctatttACAGGCTGTTATAACTACCTGTACAGGATGCAAGCTCTGGATGCCGTCAGAGACACTCGTAAGAACTCTGTCTGTATAGTGAATATGTGGGCTGTGATCAAAATGGATACGTAATTCCTAATAAGCACTCTGTAGAGAGTATAGGGACCATTTAATTTCCAAAGGGGCCAATCACCTAATTTTTTAAAGGATCCACTTCGGTCACAgccgttgtttttttttaggtttactttGCTTGAGTGTTTAAAAGCTTGTGCATCAATATGTTGACTGAtcctttttttgtgtttctgaTTTAGCCATCGTTTCCCACGAGCTCGGCCGCAGTGCCAGCGCTGTGACTGGCCGCCGCTACAGGAAATGGCTTATGGAGCTGCGAAATTCACACTCACTGTTCAAAAGCAGCCACAGCAGCCTCGTCGACCGTCTGATGGAGGGCTACGACAATGCTCGTCATGGGACTGGGGTCTGTGTctgattttaagcatttttttaatgataaaatgcCTCCACAAAAGATTGAGATTTTTTAAATGGCAGTTGgttgcatatattttattatatgttttaatgggacaacactaaagatatgacactttgaatTGATGCAGTGTAGAGTAGTCAGTTCACAATGTGTTTAATCCACAAacacagctgatggcatgttttttcttttcaagctgttgagtgtggaatatggagctcagggtttcccccaggatttccttgaaggtgcggtggcaggaccccccggttgggaaccgataatttatatcacgttaatgatatcacgatataacacaattacacatgtttccagttattttctttatttccaactgtcactgaaaaatgcccacttaaaacaaaaagttgcaaaaagtaggtttctttaaaataaatccttattgttcttttttcagatacggtaaacgtaaaagtgtgcaacacaaaatgttaaattatacataacagaggagaaagggcacaacagaatatatatgtattatttattcgctcttatctgtattaggtattttaaatgtgagaatgagtaaataaaataaaaaatattattgaatttaattaaaaattgtgcttattaaaacagacaaataatatctttaatctttaatttaattacaataaaatgtttactggaccgtgaaaacaaatgcatcacagagctgttctagggtgcctctattctagggccctacatccttgctttatgacagctccagaaacagaaacatagcgtgattttcactccaccaggtgagtgagcctgagtggacacctgcgtaagttgaagctgtttaatcactgtttaattcatctctctctcgcgcgcgcgcattatgtttcagtctctctctctctctctctctctctctctctctctctctctctctctctctcgcattatgtttcagtctctctctctcgctatttacaggcgcgctctcgctctctctctctcgcgttatgtttcagtctctctctctcgctgtgtcctatactcacactctctctcgcgcgcgcgcgttatgttggcactgcatgactaactaccgatttccacccccgaaggggcaacgctgatcaagcgcgggaaaaacgccgggctccgaattttcacgaagggtggcggggaagaacgaaggcgtggcggaccgccgcactgaaatgaacgtggcggaaaccctgggagctacactagtgtttattttgttcattaaaactctgttaaactcagtaactccgcatattacaatattctagtttaataAGCATCAATATTACCCTAAACAGTAAACCGTaaacagtaaatctaccctgatattataatacagtaaaaaaaaaaaaggatttagttTGCCAGGTATGAACCACACtatcaaaagcttagtcttaaggtAGAAAAATTGATTAATCACATAATTTTATTGTAAATCATTTGAATAATTGTTTATATTCGATTGACACcagtaataaaatgcattttgaaGGCTTGATATGATGTATGATGAAGGGATCTAATCACATAGTTGATGTTTCTGATCTGCAGGTATTTGGGGAAGCTGAATATCTTAAATATAAAGAGGATCTGACAGAACTGGCTGATCTGTAAGTGCACTTATGTTCTTCTGTACTTACTAGCAGGGGCTTATCCTAATACACAGGACTAACTAAGAACAGGGGTGCTGACAAAGTTTAAACTTAAAAGAAAACCATTACAAAACAAATGCAGACAGTTCAATCATTTTACCAAAGTAGTTTAATTTAAGATCAGCATAATTTTAGCCAAGGTACAGGCTACATTTACACCACAGGTACAGTGACCCAaattcacactgcacagatttaTAATGAATGTCACAAGTTGGTTTGGCGTAAAAGTTGCATTACTTTCTCTTTGCTTTGAGATGCATTGCCATTTATTGGAAATGTATCAGATTCTGAAACCACATACAGTCATGgccaaaagtgttggcacccctgaattgTTCCAGaaaagtatttctcccagaaaattattgcaattacatgtTTTGTCATACAAAAGCATTTATTATGTAAACGGcttaaataaagagaaataaacagtCCGCTGTGGCCAGCAGAGGGAGCTGTTGATTATCTGCTGCATTTGTTTCCAGCGCTGCTACCGGAGAGAGCTGCTCTCTTACAGACTTTCAATAAATCTATCAATCAAcctgtattttcatttttacactATGTATGTGTGTCAATAAATatagtgacaaaaaaaaacttaacacttaaatgtattaaaaaaaaactttagttttacacgaaataataaaatctgcaaaaatctaaattgaaatatttttaagcatactttttttattctttgcaattatttgaaaattatAAGCGTATGGATTTCACCTGTTTTTGCTtatttatgttgtgttttttcCATGATGGATATTTTGGTGAATTTCTTTGGGTGTTTCTGCAAAAGTCTTTGCTTTATATAACATGCCAGTTTAAATgcaaattttatatttttgtgtaaatgtgtatttttgtttGAATTTCTCTGCACAAAATTAACTCCATAAAAATCTCCTtagcaattttatttaattttttactgtacatagacAAAAAAGAGTGACGAGACATGGGGCACTTCAGATTTCAGGGGGCAAATCAGATTTCTGTGACCCTGTCCCCAGAACTGCCAGTGTAAtatcctccctctctcctccctttctcttgtctctctcttttttctttaatctCTAATCCCAGTTTGAAGATccactccagctccagcagcctgAACCAGCAGCACCAGTCAGCAGCTAAAGACCTGACCAGCTTCCCCGGACCCTCCTCCGCCTCCACCATCCAGGTCACATACCTGCCCTCCTCAGGCCAGCGCAGCAAGAGACCCAAACACTTCCTGGAGCTCAAAAACTTTAAGGACAACTACAACACGCTGGAGAGCTGAGAAATGTGAGAGAGACTTGAGAAAAGAATGGAGGGGCCGAGCGGAGATTCTGGAGAAACGGCTTCAGGAGACTCTCAGGGGTCTCTTTACTGGAAGGTGAATGACTGGAAGTAAAAGAAtaaaacttcactgaaaagtTCAAGTTAAAACATCAATGCTTCCTTTCAGCGCGTGGATTAACTGGACTGGATGACTGGAACGGACTGGTCCGGATTGTCTCTTAAAGCCTGTCTGTCTGAATGACTGTATGAAGCTTCAGAAAGGTTGAATAGGTACTTTACGCACATAcaaatcagtttctaaatcagtttctctgattttgctatttataggtttatgtttgagtaaaatgaacattgtggttttattctataaactacagacaacatttctcccaaattcctaataaaaatattctcatttagagtttagaaatcaatatttggaataaccctggtggttttaaatcacattttttttaatgcatcttggcatcatgtcctcctccaccagtcttacacactgcttttggataactttatgctgctttactcctggtgcaaaaattcaagcagttcagtttggtggtttgatggtttgtgatcatccatcttcctcttgattatattccagaggtttttaatttggtaaaatcaaagaaactcatcatttttaagtgctttcttatttttttcacccagagctgtatacactgaAAGCTATGGAAGCTCGTTACTGCCTTCCTGCATTtcttaacaagcttaaagtagctccacacttcattggtagaattctgagagcttAAAACAAGAAATTGAGAGCTTTTAAAGttgattaaaacactgtttatacacacagtatcttTAAGTAGTTCTCCCCAGCACAGTCATCTTGAAATTAACTCACTAAATCTAAATCAGCTGAAGAGCACCAGGAACTTGCTGCTTGTCGTTAGTTCTCTTCATTCTCATGCAAACAGTCACCAGatatttttagcaacagctggaattcgtgcatttccacagaattattTTTGCAATCTGTTTTCCTATCCTACCAGTTTGTTCACGCTTGTCTTTTGTCTTATCGTCACTTTATTtccagagaactacctgaaggtactgtgtgcataaacaaacaatgttttaaataaactatctgttcacttttaaagctctcagtgcctcgttttaaatgtcagggtgcTCAGAAttataccaatgaagtgtggagctaatttgagtttgttaatggcaatggtgtaaaaatagtgatttctttggaAGATAACTCTATGCCcaatagcattgtaagcctgttagttGGGAGcgtcggctaaaagctctgtattttggaGTGCTGGGGGGGAAACAGGTggatattcaacaaaagttcatactggttgtcgtgtttcactacaacccaagtacattttactagggctgcaacgattagtcgatataatcgacagtgtcgattttataaatatttgtcGGCTCGAAATGTTCGTTGTAGACTAATCGTCAGTCAATCAGCACGACACAAATTActagggaaaaaaaactaaatgttataGAAGGTTAACACTCAACTCTGCCTGCGTATATACAAATAgtcgttgactaatcgattaattggaaaaataatcggcagattagtcgactactaaaattatcattagttgcagccctatgtTTTTACACCAAAGTTCCCTTTAACTAGTTTGGCAGgctaaatcaattttttttaaataattaaggcATTAGTTTCACAATCAAATAATCTTTGACTAATTGattaatcggaaaaataatcagcagattagtcaactactaaaacttactaaagctttttttttaccaatttttttcCTTTAAGTAACTATTTTGAGAGGCTAAATCATAAAatatctttttatgtttttttttatttattcattcattttattaagGCATTAGTTTCACAAAGACACATcagactttttacttttttaagaaaAGGCTGTATTTTAATGATATGATTTTTATGCTGGCAGGAATGGGCttctatataaagctctggttCGAGAGTTTCCTCTAAATTATTTTGATTTACTGCTTTTCTTCTGTATTTCACTGCCGGTATTAAATATTAGGGAGATGATGAACATGAGAGAGATGGAACTGTGGAATACCGATTTCTTGGTATTTGTTTGGGAGCTTCCAGATTTAAGCTGTAAAGACTTTAAAACTGTATTGGTTTATTGATTAATTTAACCTGTTAGAACTTTCCTCAATGATTCCCAGCATCTGCAGTAAGTGCACTTTTAGTTGAGATGTCTGTACAGGATTAGTGTAAGTATTTTAGGGATgagtttatttgtaaaataactGTATTTATTGGTGTATGGTGTCTGTATCTTCTGTACATCGTGGGTGACAACTAAATTGTACTGAAATGTACACAAAAAGGCaacgtttttttgtgtttgtgtcctCCTGCATTAAATGAGGAGttccttttatattatataattaatgtTATTGTTTAACTCCACCCTAAAACATAATACCTCGCAACTTATAAAGGCCACCCCCACA contains the following coding sequences:
- the c6h1orf43 gene encoding protein C1orf43 homolog isoform X1; amino-acid sequence: MICRKHERRVAALWSERSAGYGLRKSGIRVWRKSGETHSPNCSRSSVKFPPISDGLESQVFVLLFIFVKRQIMRFAMKSRRGPHVPLGHNAPKGLREEIDCRLSKVNDIRYEPRLLSALDDRLKHRGQNDVSFCLFTGCYNYLYRMQALDAVRDTPIVSHELGRSASAVTGRRYRKWLMELRNSHSLFKSSHSSLVDRLMEGYDNARHGTGVFGEAEYLKYKEDLTELADLLKIHSSSSSLNQQHQSAAKDLTSFPGPSSASTIQVTYLPSSGQRSKRPKHFLELKNFKDNYNTLES
- the c6h1orf43 gene encoding protein C1orf43 homolog isoform X2, which codes for MICRKHERRVAALWSERSAGYGLRKSGIRVWRKSGETHSPNCSRSSVKFPPISDGLESQVFVLLFIFVKRQIMRFAMKSRRGPHVPLGHNAPKGLREEIDCRLSKVNDIRYEPRLLSALDDRLKHRGQNGCYNYLYRMQALDAVRDTPIVSHELGRSASAVTGRRYRKWLMELRNSHSLFKSSHSSLVDRLMEGYDNARHGTGVFGEAEYLKYKEDLTELADLLKIHSSSSSLNQQHQSAAKDLTSFPGPSSASTIQVTYLPSSGQRSKRPKHFLELKNFKDNYNTLES
- the c6h1orf43 gene encoding protein C1orf43 homolog isoform X4, with amino-acid sequence MSAESPLSGVNVVLVMAYGSLVFVLLFIFVKRQIMRFAMKSRRGPHVPLGHNAPKGLREEIDCRLSKVNDIRYEPRLLSALDDRLKHRGQNGCYNYLYRMQALDAVRDTPIVSHELGRSASAVTGRRYRKWLMELRNSHSLFKSSHSSLVDRLMEGYDNARHGTGVFGEAEYLKYKEDLTELADLLKIHSSSSSLNQQHQSAAKDLTSFPGPSSASTIQVTYLPSSGQRSKRPKHFLELKNFKDNYNTLES
- the c6h1orf43 gene encoding protein C1orf43 homolog isoform X5; the encoded protein is MSAESPLSGVNVVLVMAYGSLGLREEIDCRLSKVNDIRYEPRLLSALDDRLKHRGQNDVSFCLFTGCYNYLYRMQALDAVRDTPIVSHELGRSASAVTGRRYRKWLMELRNSHSLFKSSHSSLVDRLMEGYDNARHGTGVFGEAEYLKYKEDLTELADLLKIHSSSSSLNQQHQSAAKDLTSFPGPSSASTIQVTYLPSSGQRSKRPKHFLELKNFKDNYNTLES
- the c6h1orf43 gene encoding protein C1orf43 homolog isoform X3 translates to MSAESPLSGVNVVLVMAYGSLVFVLLFIFVKRQIMRFAMKSRRGPHVPLGHNAPKGLREEIDCRLSKVNDIRYEPRLLSALDDRLKHRGQNDVSFCLFTGCYNYLYRMQALDAVRDTPIVSHELGRSASAVTGRRYRKWLMELRNSHSLFKSSHSSLVDRLMEGYDNARHGTGVFGEAEYLKYKEDLTELADLLKIHSSSSSLNQQHQSAAKDLTSFPGPSSASTIQVTYLPSSGQRSKRPKHFLELKNFKDNYNTLES
- the c6h1orf43 gene encoding protein C1orf43 homolog isoform X6; the encoded protein is MSAESPLSGVNVVLVMAYGSLGLREEIDCRLSKVNDIRYEPRLLSALDDRLKHRGQNGCYNYLYRMQALDAVRDTPIVSHELGRSASAVTGRRYRKWLMELRNSHSLFKSSHSSLVDRLMEGYDNARHGTGVFGEAEYLKYKEDLTELADLLKIHSSSSSLNQQHQSAAKDLTSFPGPSSASTIQVTYLPSSGQRSKRPKHFLELKNFKDNYNTLES